The following proteins come from a genomic window of Trifolium pratense cultivar HEN17-A07 linkage group LG4, ARS_RC_1.1, whole genome shotgun sequence:
- the LOC123921964 gene encoding ACT domain-containing protein ACR11-like, whose amino-acid sequence MSMAMSAWCLGFQFSAVTDNCLRTLEKPIFCVPLLKASSGFVATKPCCFLHKRRLLSSGTKIIPRAGAPVTDVQSGNQAETDTDPTPIVIIDQDSDPNATVVEITFGDRLGALLDTMSALKSLGLNVVKANVFLDSSGKHNKFSITKADTGRKVEDPELLEAIRLTIINNLIQYHPESSSQLAMGAAFGLLPPKEQVDVDIATHINISADGPDRSLFYVETADRPGLLVDLVKSITDIDIAVESGEFDTEGLLAKAKFHVSYKGKAISKPLQQVLNNSLRYFLRRPTTEESSF is encoded by the exons atgtctatgGCTATGAGTGCTTGGTGTCTTGGATTTCAGTTCAGTGCTGTTACTGATAATTGTTTGAGAACTTTGGAAAAACCCATTTTTTGTGTCCCTTTGTTGAAGGCTTCTTCTGGGTTTGTTGCTACTAAGCCATGTTGCTTTCTTCATAAAAGAAG ATTGTTATCTTCAGGAACAAAGATTATCCCTCGAGCGGGAGCACCTGTTACTGATGTGCAG AGTGGAAATCAAGCTGAGACTGATACTGATCCGACCCCAATAGTCATAATTGACCAAGACTCCGATCCAAATGCGACTGTTGTGGAGATAACTTTTGGTGATCGGCTTGGTGCTCTTCTTGACACA ATGAGTGCACTAAAAAGCTTAGGCCTCAACGTTGTTAAGGCAAATGTCTTTCTGGATTCTTCTGGCAAGCACAACAAATTTTCCATCACAAAAGC TGATACTGGCAGGAAAGTGGAAGATCCAGAGTTGTTAGAGGCAATTCGTTTGACAATTATAAATAATCTGATTCAGTATCACCCG GAATCAAGTTCTCAGCTAGCAATGGGAGCAGCTTTTGGACTACTACCTCCAAAAGAACAG GTTGATGTGGACATAGCAACCCACATAAACATTTCCGCCGATGGTCCAGATCGAAG tttGTTCTATGTGGAGACCGCTGATCGGCCTGGATTACTTGTTGACCTTGTAAAAAGTATTACTGACATTGACATTGCTGTTGAATCTGGAGAATTCGACACTGAG GGGCTTTTGGCTAAGGCAAAGTTTCATGTTAGCTACAAAGGTAAAGCTATCAGCAAGCCTCTGCAGCAG GTTCTTAATAACAGCTTGAGATATTTCTTGAGGCGTCCGACAACGGAAGAATCCAGTTTTTGA
- the LOC123923406 gene encoding probable N-acetyltransferase HLS1, translating to MLNILLLILILFYFSCANYYYYSKYIYTLYTMSLKIGAENWPKSSSQKDEEPLIVIREYDEEKHKVEVEKLERLCEVGQRGKPSLVTDLLGDPICRIRHFQLHVMLVAEYGKEGEIVGVIRGCVKTVARGNSAYVKLAYVLGLRVSPKHRRFGIGTKLVEHLEEWCKQKGAKYAYMATDCTNEPSINLFTKKCGYSKFRTLTMLVQPVHAHYKPISTSIAVLRLPPRLAGLTYNHMFTNSEFFPKDMDLILSNKLNLGTFMAIPKKYLTKCDPKNGIFPPSYAILSVWNTKEVFKLQVKGMSPFVHACCVGTRLLDGCMPWLKLPSFPNVFRPFGIYLMYGLQMEGKFGKQLMKSLCGFVHNMARDDGGCGAIVAEVSQRDPVREAIPHWSKLSWAEDMWCIKNLEDMKKEIFHEKCGLSNWLNYRSSSSVIFVDPRDF from the exons atgttaaatatattactcttaatattaattttattttatttctcttgTGCTAATTACTATTACTATTCTAAATATATCTATACACTATACACAATGTCTTTGAAGATAGGAGCtgaaaattggccaaaatcatCGTCACAAAAGGATGAAGAACCATTGATAGTTATAAGAGAGTATGATgaagagaaacacaaagtggaAGTAGAGAAATTGGAGAGACTTTGTGAAGTTGGACAAAGAGGAAAACCTTCTCTTGTTACTGACTTATTGGGTGATCCTATTTGCAGAATTCGTCACTTTCAATTACATGTCATGCTG GTTGCAGAATATGGAAAagaaggagaaattgttggagTGATAAGAGGTTGTGTGAAAACAGTTGCAAGAGGGAATTCAGCTTATGTAAAACTTGCTTATGTTTTAGGACTTAGAGTCTCTCCCAAGCACAG GAGATTTGGCATTGGCACAAAATTAGTTGAACATTTAGAAGAGTGGTGCAAGCAAAAAGGAGCAAAGTATGCATATATGGCAACTGATTGTACAAATGAGCCATCCATCAATTTGTTCACAAAAAAATGTGGTTACTCAAAATTCAGGACACTGACCATGCTAGTGCAACCTGTCCATGCTCATTACAAGCCAATCAGCACAAGTATTGCCGTTCTTCGCCTACCACCGCGCCTAGCCGGGCTCACGTACAACCATATGTTCACCAATTCAGAATTTTTCCCAAAAGACATGGACTTGATTTTGTCAAATAAACTTAATTTGGGCACATTCATGGCCATCCCAAAAAAATACCTAACAAAATGTGATCCAAAAAATGGTATTTTCCCTCCAAGCTATGCAATATTAAGTGTGTGGAACACAAAAGAAGTGTTCAAATTACAAGTTAAAGGAATGTCACCTTTTGTGCATGCATGTTGTGTAGGTACAAGATTATTAGATGGATGTATGCCATGGCTAAAGTTACCTTCATTTCCTAATGTTTTTAGGCCATTTGGAATTTATCTAATGTATGGATTACAAATGGAGGGTAAATTtggaaaacaacttatgaagtCATTATGTGGATTTGTGCATAATATGGCTAGAGATGATGGTGGTTGTGGGGCTATTGTGGCTGAAGTTAGTCAAAGGGATCCAGTTAGAGAAGCAATTCCACATTGGAGCAAATTATCTTGGGCTGAGGACATGTGGTGCATTAAAAATCTTGAAGATATGAAGAAGGAAATTTTCCATGAAAAATGTGGACTCTCTAATTGGCTGAATTATAGATCATCTTCATCAGTAATTTTTGTTGATCCTCGTGATTTTTGA